CTTGTTAAACTCATTCCCGTTTAATATTTGATAGTCTACAACAATCACTGCATAATACTGATCAATCTCTTGTTTAGTAAAGTTACTTGCACGATTAATCAATAATTCAAGTTCCTGCTCGTTTACATTTTGAATTTCAAATTGTATTTTGTCCTCTATAACAAGCTCCTTTTGAGAACAACTTGTTAATAACACTAAAGATAGTATTGCAGCAGCGAATTTTTTCATTGAACACCCCTCTATTTTTAAAGAATTACAGATTAATATAATTGAATTTATTACTTAAGAAAGCTTTAACTTTCCTTTTATTTCTTGAATAATTTCATCGATACTATTTCTTTCAGTATCTATATATTCTCCAAAATCGTATCGATTGTAGGCTTCTAAGCATTTATCGGTTTGTTGAAAACACCAGTTACCTTCTTCCTCCCCACGTAGTCTTAACCTTTCGTAAATGGTCTCTTTACTTGCATTCAAACAAAAATGATAGGTTTGTTCATCAATACTTTTAAATCCGTTGTATATGTATTGAAAGTATTCAATTTTTCTGATTGTCATTGGTACGATTAGATTGATTTCATATTTAGAAATTAACTTCTTTGCCATATCAACTGTTAACTCTCTCCATAAATCCAAATCTTGAAAATCGCCTCTAGTGGATTCTGTTCTTTTGATATCGATGGGAATAACATTTCTTAACATATAACCTATTTCTTCAGGGTCATAAATCATACTATTTTCAATTTCGTTTAAGAGCCTATTTGCAATTGTAGTTTTACCTACACCAAATGCTCCATTTACCATTATAATCAACACATCAACTCCCTTGTTGTCCAATTATCCTTCTACAAGACTATCCTATGGTTCTTGTATTTTGGTTTCAAATGGTATCTTGTCCGAAATTAAATTATCGCCATATTAAGAAAAAACACAATTCCTTTTCAAGAATTGCGCACGATATTATAATTTCACCGTCCAAATTTTATAAATGATTTGACCGTTTCTTTCTATTTCCGCTGTACAAACGCCGACTTTTAAATTGATATAATCGGCCCATTGAGGAAAATGAGATGCTAAATAGTTAATTACTTTCTCGTCAGGTGTTGCATAACCTACATTTGTTTGTTCACTTAAATACGCAACGAAATCCGGATATAATGCTCTCGCCCATTCTTCCACTTCAAAATCCGAATCAAAAACACGGGTATCATCTTTATGGCTGCCATTAATCCATATAACATTTCGCATTGAAACCGCCTCTTCCCAAGATTTTTCACAAATATGGCTATTGTTTAACGGTGTCCATCTTTCCTTGCTTGGATATAACCATAATAGACACACGTCCCATGGGTAGATAAATCTTTTAATTCCATTCCACAGCTCTCATAAAATTTGAAATTATTTGCTGAAGTGTGCACAAACCAGTCTCCATGCGGAAGCTTTTGAATACATAACTCAACAAGTTTTTTTCCTATCCCATTGCCTCTATATTCTGTTAAAACGACTAAATCCATAATATTCGCTGCCATGATTTGATCAGATATCACCCTCACCATCGCAATCATTCTCTCATTATCCCAGACAGTAAATGCCCAAGTTGAATTCTTGAAAATTAGTGAGTATTTTTCTTTTTGCCATGATGGAATATTTTTTGCCCATCCGGCGTCTTTAAACAAGGATTCAATAAACTCCGCAGGTATCCCTTCAGTGCCTTCTCTAATGACGAAACTATTAAAATATTGATACAAATGCGCTGCCCCTTCCATTGTTAGCTATTACATACTGTTTAGAAGATAAGTAGAAAATATTATGGCTCTTGAAAACCCACTGTTGCCATTAGAAATATCACAAGATAGCCAACCAAACCAACTATATTTAATCCTAGTAATGTAAGCCTTATATATCCTTTCATACCGAACATAGCAAATAAAAAT
This window of the Solibacillus isronensis genome carries:
- a CDS encoding AAA family ATPase, yielding MVNGAFGVGKTTIANRLLNEIENSMIYDPEEIGYMLRNVIPIDIKRTESTRGDFQDLDLWRELTVDMAKKLISKYEINLIVPMTIRKIEYFQYIYNGFKSIDEQTYHFCLNASKETIYERLRLRGEEEGNWCFQQTDKCLEAYNRYDFGEYIDTERNSIDEIIQEIKGKLKLS
- a CDS encoding GNAT family N-acetyltransferase, which encodes MEGAAHLYQYFNSFVIREGTEGIPAEFIESLFKDAGWAKNIPSWQKEKYSLIFKNSTWAFTVWDNERMIAMVRVISDQIMAANIMDLVVLTEYRGNGIGKKLVELCIQKLPHGDWFVHTSANNFKFYESCGMELKDLSTHGTCVYYGYIQARKDGHR